A DNA window from Sphingomonas profundi contains the following coding sequences:
- the rplL gene encoding 50S ribosomal protein L7/L12, with the protein MADLQKLVDDLSALTVLEAADLSKLLEEKWGVSAAAAVAAAPAAGGGAAAPAVEEQTEFDVILTGDGGKKINVIKEVRTITGLGLTEAKTLVESAPKAVKEGVNKDEANKLKAQLEAAGATVELK; encoded by the coding sequence ATGGCAGACCTGCAGAAGCTTGTTGACGATCTTTCGGCCCTGACCGTTCTCGAGGCGGCCGACCTCTCGAAGCTGCTCGAGGAAAAGTGGGGCGTTTCGGCCGCCGCCGCGGTCGCGGCCGCCCCGGCCGCCGGCGGTGGCGCCGCCGCCCCGGCGGTGGAAGAGCAGACCGAGTTCGACGTGATCCTCACCGGCGACGGTGGCAAGAAGATCAACGTCATCAAGGAAGTCCGCACGATCACCGGCCTCGGCCTGACCGAAGCCAAGACGCTGGTGGAGTCCGCTCCGAAGGCCGTCAAGGAAGGCGTGAACAAGGACGAGGCCAACAAGCTGAAGGCCCAGCTGGAAGCCGCCGGCGCGACCGTCGAGCTGAAGTAA
- a CDS encoding FkbM family methyltransferase, with amino-acid sequence MIVATDKMGEAMDVELAGRTVQIEGDPSDGYFAAVEDVARNTTEIVAMLAGVPEEAVIFDVGANIGVIAMAMAIVRPRARIVAFEPSPAILPYLRKNVAPFANVEVVQAAISDRHGVLRFHAATFAAGSHVVGPGHILPSTETVEVQALPLDSFAAQRGLTPDLIKIDVEGHEPEVLAGAAATIESARPEIAMEFNSWTLAALGGHNPATFAHALWESFDVDGFPRALEFLHDNLVVRSCLTDIVMRLKPGAKVPSLSEMCVSPLARELVRREFTARPLPAES; translated from the coding sequence ATGATCGTCGCGACCGACAAGATGGGGGAGGCCATGGACGTTGAACTCGCCGGGCGCACCGTGCAGATCGAGGGCGACCCGTCAGACGGTTACTTCGCCGCGGTGGAAGATGTTGCGCGCAACACGACCGAGATCGTCGCAATGCTCGCCGGGGTTCCGGAGGAGGCGGTCATCTTCGATGTCGGCGCGAATATCGGCGTGATCGCCATGGCGATGGCGATCGTGCGGCCCCGCGCCCGCATCGTCGCCTTCGAACCGTCGCCCGCGATCCTGCCCTATCTCAGGAAGAACGTCGCACCCTTCGCCAATGTGGAGGTTGTACAGGCGGCAATCTCGGATCGGCACGGTGTATTGCGGTTTCACGCCGCCACCTTTGCCGCCGGATCGCATGTCGTCGGCCCCGGGCACATCCTCCCATCGACGGAGACGGTGGAGGTGCAGGCATTGCCTCTCGACAGCTTCGCCGCACAGCGCGGCCTGACGCCGGACCTCATCAAGATCGACGTGGAAGGCCACGAGCCCGAGGTGCTCGCGGGTGCCGCCGCCACGATCGAGTCGGCGCGTCCCGAGATCGCGATGGAGTTCAATTCCTGGACGCTCGCCGCTCTCGGCGGGCACAATCCCGCGACGTTCGCCCATGCGCTGTGGGAATCCTTCGATGTCGACGGCTTTCCACGCGCGCTGGAATTCCTCCACGACAATTTGGTCGTCAGATCGTGCCTCACCGATATCGTCATGCGATTGAAGCCGGGCGCAAAGGTGCCCTCGCTCAGCGAGATGTGCGTCTCTCCGCTGGCCCGAGAACTGGTACGTCGCGAGTTTACGGCACGCCCGCTGCCGGCGGAGAGCTGA
- the rpoB gene encoding DNA-directed RNA polymerase subunit beta produces MATQAVTPQAAGLLGTAKKRIRKVFGNIHEVVQMPNLIEVQRESYELFLRSRPEDGYVSGLEKTLRSVFPIRDFAGTAELDFVNYELEAPKYDIDECRQRGITYAAPMRVTLRLIVFEVDADTETRSVLDIKEQDVYMGDMPLMTGNGTFIVNGTERVIVSQMHRSPGVLFDHDRGKTHASGKYLFAARVIPYRGSWLDFEFDAKDIVNVRIDRKRKLPVTTLLYALGLNGEDILNQFYKTATYVRGEGGWKVPFLPENWRSQKPTFDVVNGDSGEVVFAAGQKISPRAANKAGKDGLTTLLIPTEEIFGRYSAYDLIDETTGRIWIEAGDEVTPENLEALDRAGIEKLDLLDIDHISTGPWIRNTLKADKVEDRDHALSEIYRVMRPGEPPTKETAEALFGGLFFDPERYDLSAVGRVKLNMRLDLDVEDTVTTLRAEDILEVVKTLVNLKDGKGEIDDIDNLGNRRVRSVGELLENQYRVGLLRMERAVKERMSSVDVSTVMPNDLINAKPAVAAVREFFGSSQLSQFMDQTNPLSEVTHKRRVSALGPGGLTRERAGFEVRDVHPTHYGRICPIETPEGPNIGLINSLASFSRVNKYGFIETPYRKVVDNKVTQDVVYLSAMEEAKHTIAQANAELTADGSFVEELISAREAGEFLIAPREHITLMDVSPKQLVSVAASLIPFLENDDANRALMGSNMQRQAVPLVRAEAPFVGTGMEETVARDSGAAIGARRAGIVDQVDAARIVIRATGEVDAGKSGVDIYTLMKFQRSNQSTCINQRPLVKVGDVVAEGDIIADGPSTEFGELALGRNVLVAFMPWNGYNYEDSILISERIVKDDVFTSIHIDEFEVMARDTKLGPEDITRDIPNVGEEALRNLDEAGIVYIGAEVEPGDILCGKITPKGESPMTPEEKLLRAIFGEKASDVRDTSLRLPPGVAGTVVDVRVFNRHGIDKDERAMAIEREEIDRLTKDREDERGILNRASYSRLREMLIGQVATAAPKGIRKGTTIDEEVLGTVEKREWWKFAVQDDARQADLEAVKGQYDEAVNVIVKRFEDRVEKLQRGDELPPGVLKMVKVFVAVKRKLQPGDKMAGRHGNKGVISRILPNEDMPFLADGTPVDIVLNPLGVPSRMNVGQIFETHLGWAARGLGQQVTEALEGWREANPDAQAGDMPTPVVERLKEVYGEEYHADIEGRSAEQIVEMAKVLKNGVPMATPVFDGAREADVAAMLKRAGLDESGQSDLYDGRTGDRFDRKVTVGYIYMLKLHHLVDDKIHARSIGPYSLVTQQPLGGKAQFGGQRFGEMEVWALQAYGAAYTLQEMLTVKSDDVVGRTKVYEAIVKGDDTFEAGIPESFNVLVKEMRSLGLNVELNSIEQLDEDGTAIAAE; encoded by the coding sequence ATGGCGACCCAGGCAGTCACCCCCCAGGCCGCGGGGCTTCTCGGTACCGCGAAGAAGCGCATCCGCAAGGTCTTCGGCAACATCCACGAAGTGGTGCAGATGCCGAACCTGATCGAGGTGCAGCGCGAGAGCTACGAGCTGTTCCTGCGCTCGCGCCCGGAGGACGGCTATGTCTCCGGCCTGGAGAAGACGCTGCGGTCCGTGTTTCCGATCCGCGACTTCGCCGGCACGGCGGAGCTGGATTTCGTGAACTACGAGCTGGAGGCGCCGAAGTACGACATCGACGAGTGCCGCCAGCGGGGCATCACCTATGCCGCGCCGATGCGCGTCACCCTGCGCCTGATCGTGTTCGAGGTGGATGCCGATACCGAGACCCGCTCCGTGCTCGATATCAAGGAGCAGGACGTCTACATGGGCGACATGCCGCTGATGACGGGGAACGGCACGTTCATCGTCAACGGCACGGAGCGCGTGATCGTCAGCCAGATGCACCGCTCGCCGGGCGTGCTGTTCGATCATGATCGCGGCAAGACGCACGCCTCGGGCAAGTATCTGTTCGCCGCCCGCGTGATCCCCTATCGCGGCTCGTGGCTGGATTTCGAGTTCGACGCCAAGGACATCGTCAACGTCCGCATCGATCGCAAGCGCAAGCTGCCCGTCACCACCCTGCTCTACGCGCTGGGCCTGAACGGCGAGGACATCCTCAACCAGTTCTACAAGACGGCCACCTACGTGCGCGGCGAGGGCGGCTGGAAGGTGCCCTTCCTGCCGGAGAACTGGCGCAGCCAGAAGCCGACGTTCGACGTGGTGAACGGCGACAGCGGCGAGGTAGTGTTCGCCGCCGGGCAGAAGATTTCCCCGCGCGCCGCCAACAAGGCCGGCAAGGACGGCCTGACGACCCTGCTGATCCCCACCGAGGAGATCTTCGGCCGCTACAGCGCCTACGACCTGATCGACGAGACCACCGGCCGCATCTGGATCGAGGCCGGCGACGAGGTGACGCCCGAGAATCTCGAGGCGCTGGACCGCGCCGGGATCGAGAAGCTCGACCTGCTCGACATCGACCACATCTCCACCGGCCCGTGGATCCGCAACACGCTGAAGGCCGACAAGGTCGAGGATCGCGATCACGCGCTGTCCGAGATCTACCGCGTCATGCGCCCCGGCGAGCCGCCGACGAAGGAGACGGCCGAGGCGCTGTTCGGCGGCCTGTTCTTCGATCCGGAGCGCTACGATCTCTCGGCCGTGGGCCGGGTGAAGCTGAACATGCGCCTGGACCTGGACGTCGAGGACACCGTCACCACCCTGCGCGCCGAGGATATCCTCGAAGTCGTCAAGACGCTGGTGAACCTGAAGGACGGCAAGGGCGAGATCGACGACATCGACAATCTCGGCAATCGCCGCGTGCGTTCGGTGGGCGAACTGCTGGAGAACCAGTATCGCGTCGGCCTGCTGCGCATGGAGCGCGCGGTGAAGGAGCGGATGTCCTCCGTCGACGTCTCCACCGTGATGCCGAACGATCTCATCAACGCCAAGCCGGCGGTGGCCGCGGTGCGCGAGTTCTTCGGCTCCTCGCAGCTCAGCCAGTTCATGGACCAGACGAACCCGCTCTCCGAAGTGACGCACAAGCGTCGTGTCTCGGCGCTCGGGCCGGGCGGCCTGACGCGCGAGCGCGCGGGCTTCGAGGTGCGCGACGTGCACCCGACCCACTATGGCCGCATCTGCCCGATCGAGACGCCGGAAGGGCCGAACATCGGCCTCATCAACTCGCTCGCCTCGTTCAGCCGGGTGAACAAGTACGGCTTCATCGAGACGCCGTACCGCAAGGTGGTGGACAACAAGGTGACGCAGGACGTCGTCTACCTGTCCGCCATGGAGGAGGCCAAGCACACGATCGCGCAGGCGAACGCGGAGCTGACGGCCGACGGCAGCTTCGTGGAGGAGCTGATCTCCGCCCGCGAGGCCGGCGAGTTCCTGATCGCCCCGCGCGAGCACATCACCTTGATGGACGTGAGCCCGAAGCAGCTCGTCTCCGTCGCCGCGTCGCTGATCCCGTTCCTGGAGAATGACGACGCCAACCGCGCCCTCATGGGCTCGAACATGCAGCGTCAGGCGGTGCCGCTGGTCCGCGCCGAGGCGCCGTTCGTCGGCACCGGCATGGAGGAGACGGTGGCGCGCGACTCCGGCGCCGCGATCGGTGCCCGCCGCGCCGGCATCGTCGATCAGGTGGACGCGGCCCGCATCGTGATCCGCGCCACCGGCGAGGTGGATGCCGGCAAGTCGGGCGTGGACATCTACACGCTGATGAAGTTCCAGCGCTCCAACCAGTCGACCTGCATCAACCAGCGCCCGCTGGTGAAGGTGGGCGACGTGGTGGCCGAGGGCGACATCATCGCCGACGGTCCCTCGACGGAGTTCGGCGAGCTGGCGCTCGGCCGCAACGTGCTCGTCGCGTTCATGCCGTGGAACGGGTATAATTACGAGGACTCCATCCTCATCTCCGAGCGGATCGTGAAGGACGACGTGTTCACGTCGATCCACATCGACGAGTTCGAGGTGATGGCCCGCGACACCAAGCTGGGGCCGGAGGACATCACCCGCGACATCCCGAACGTGGGCGAGGAGGCGCTGCGCAACCTCGACGAGGCCGGCATCGTCTATATCGGCGCCGAGGTGGAGCCGGGCGATATCCTGTGCGGCAAGATCACGCCCAAGGGCGAGAGCCCGATGACGCCGGAGGAGAAGCTGCTCCGCGCCATCTTCGGCGAGAAGGCGTCCGACGTGCGCGACACGTCGCTGCGCCTGCCGCCGGGCGTCGCCGGCACGGTGGTGGACGTGCGCGTGTTCAACCGCCACGGCATCGACAAGGACGAGCGCGCGATGGCGATCGAGCGCGAGGAGATCGATCGCCTGACCAAGGACCGCGAGGACGAGCGCGGCATCCTCAACCGGGCGAGCTACAGCCGCCTGCGCGAGATGCTGATCGGCCAGGTCGCCACCGCCGCGCCCAAGGGCATCCGCAAGGGCACGACGATCGACGAGGAGGTGCTCGGCACCGTCGAGAAGCGCGAATGGTGGAAGTTCGCCGTGCAGGACGACGCCCGCCAGGCCGATCTGGAAGCGGTGAAGGGCCAGTATGACGAGGCGGTCAACGTCATCGTCAAGCGGTTCGAGGATCGCGTCGAGAAGCTGCAGCGCGGCGACGAGCTGCCGCCGGGCGTGCTGAAGATGGTCAAGGTGTTCGTCGCGGTGAAGCGCAAGCTGCAGCCCGGCGACAAGATGGCCGGCCGCCACGGCAACAAGGGCGTCATCAGCCGCATCCTGCCGAACGAGGACATGCCGTTCCTCGCCGACGGGACGCCGGTGGATATCGTGCTGAACCCGCTCGGCGTGCCGAGCCGCATGAACGTGGGCCAGATCTTCGAGACCCATCTGGGCTGGGCCGCGCGCGGCCTCGGCCAGCAGGTCACGGAGGCGCTGGAGGGCTGGCGTGAGGCCAATCCGGACGCGCAGGCCGGCGACATGCCGACGCCCGTCGTGGAGCGGCTGAAGGAGGTGTACGGCGAGGAATATCATGCCGACATCGAGGGCCGCTCCGCCGAGCAGATCGTCGAGATGGCCAAGGTGCTGAAGAACGGCGTGCCGATGGCCACGCCGGTGTTCGACGGCGCGCGCGAGGCGGACGTCGCGGCGATGCTCAAGCGGGCGGGCCTGGACGAGAGCGGCCAGAGCGACCTGTATGACGGCCGCACCGGCGACCGCTTCGATCGCAAGGTGACGGTGGGCTACATCTACATGCTGAAGCTGCACCATCTGGTCGACGACAAGATCCACGCGCGCTCGATCGGGCCGTACAGCCTCGTCACCCAGCAGCCGCTGGGCGGCAAGGCCCAGTTCGGCGGCCAGCGGTTCGGCGAGATGGAGGTCTGGGCGCTCCAGGCCTACGGCGCCGCCTACACCTTGCAGGAGATGCTGACGGTGAAGTCCGACGACGTGGTCGGCCGCACCAAGGTCTACGAGGCGATCGTCAAGGGCGACGACACGTTCGAGGCCGGCATCCCGGAGAGCTTCAACGTGCTCGTCAAGGAAATGCGCTCGCTGGGCCTGAACGTGGAGCTGAACTCGATCGAGCAGCTCGACGAGGACGGCACCGCGATCGCTGCGGAGTAA
- the rpoC gene encoding DNA-directed RNA polymerase subunit beta', giving the protein MNELTNFANPIVKPETFDQIQIGIASPERIRSWSFGEIKKPETINYRTFKPERDGLFCARIFGPIKDYECLCGKYKRMKYKGIVCEKCGVEVTVSKVRRERMGHIELAAPVAHIWFLKSLPSRIGLLLDMQLKQLERVLYFEAYIVIEPGLTALEKFQLLTEDELLSAQDEYGEDAFSAGIGAEAVRRMLEELDLEGEKADLLKELAETKSELKPKKIIKRLKVVESFLESGNRPEWMILEVVPVIPPELRPLVPLDGGRFATSDLNDLYRRVINRNNRLKRLMELRAPDIIVRNEKRMLQESVDALFDNGRRGRTITGANKRPLKSLSDMLKGKQGRFRQNLLGKRVDYSGRSVIVTGPELKLHQCGLPKKMALELFKPFIYARLDAKGLSMTLKQAKKWVEKERKEVWDILDEVIREHPVLLNRAPTLHRLGIQAFEPVLIEGKAIQLHPLVCSAFNADFDGDQMAVHVPLSLEAQLEARVLMMSTNNILSPANGKPIIVPSQDMVLGLYYLSMEKTNEPGEGMLISDMTEVHQALNAKAVTLHAKIVSRVPQTDEDGNTYMKRVETTPGRMLLGETLPKSHKVPFETINRLLTKKEIGDVIDIVYRHTGQKETVLFADAIMSLGFRHAFQAGISFGKDDMIIPDAKEPLVEETRTLVKDYEQQYQDGLITQQEKYNKVVDAWSRCGDRVAAEMMKEISAVRRNDDGREKPINAIYMMAHSGARGSAAQIKQLAGMRGLMAKPSGEIIETPIISNFKEGLTVLEYFNSTHGARKGLADTALKTANSGYLTRRLVDVSQDCVIVEIDCGTERSLEMKAIVQGGSTIASLGERILGRTTAEDIVDSKTNEVVIPQGTLLDEAMITQIEAISLQSVQIRSPLVCESKGGVCATCYGRDLARGTPVNIGEAVGVIAAQSIGEPGTQLTMRTFHIGGAAQLNQVSNLDAVADGTLQYRDIPTIVDPRGRRITLARNGEVAIVDMEGRERSTHRLPYGATLLAADGHIVSKGDRIAEWDPSFMPVITEKKGTVRFQDMIENRTVREETDDATGISQRVITEDHLKAKKDDFRPRITLLDENSGEAGVSRLIPGSIVAVEDGQAVQAGEVLARVPREAAKTRDITGGLPRVAELFEARKPKENAIIAKVSGRVEFGKDYKAKRKISIRPDDGSEPIDYLIPKSKVIDVQEGDYVKRGDNLIGGSPDPHDILEVLGIEPLAEYLVSEIQEVYRLQGVKINDKHIETIVRQMLQKVEITESGDTTLLVGEQLDREEMDEVNAKMAEENRAPAQGKPILLGITKASLQTRSFISAASFQETTRVLTEASVQGKVDNLNGLKENVIVGRLIPAGTGAGMNRLRVTATSRDAALRASQRSFAAAIAAPNSAAEEHAAELARPVEDDTGNDPLGEVVGETHGSDADAGDYLNS; this is encoded by the coding sequence ATGAACGAACTGACCAACTTCGCCAATCCGATCGTCAAGCCGGAGACGTTCGACCAGATCCAGATCGGCATCGCCTCGCCGGAGCGCATCCGCTCGTGGAGCTTCGGCGAGATCAAGAAGCCCGAAACGATCAACTATCGCACGTTCAAGCCCGAGCGTGACGGCCTGTTCTGCGCGCGCATCTTCGGTCCGATCAAGGATTATGAGTGCCTGTGCGGCAAGTATAAGCGCATGAAATACAAGGGCATCGTCTGCGAGAAGTGCGGCGTCGAGGTGACGGTCTCGAAGGTCCGCCGCGAGCGGATGGGCCATATCGAGCTGGCCGCGCCAGTCGCCCACATCTGGTTCCTGAAGTCGCTGCCGAGCCGCATCGGCCTGCTGCTCGACATGCAGCTGAAGCAGCTGGAGCGGGTGCTCTACTTCGAAGCCTATATCGTGATCGAGCCGGGCCTGACCGCGCTGGAGAAGTTCCAGCTGCTCACCGAGGACGAGCTGCTCTCCGCCCAGGACGAATATGGCGAGGACGCCTTCTCCGCCGGCATCGGCGCGGAAGCGGTGCGCCGCATGCTGGAGGAACTGGACCTCGAGGGCGAGAAGGCGGATCTGCTCAAGGAGCTGGCCGAGACCAAGTCCGAGCTGAAGCCGAAGAAGATCATCAAGCGGCTGAAGGTCGTCGAGAGCTTCCTCGAATCCGGCAACCGGCCGGAGTGGATGATCCTGGAGGTCGTGCCGGTCATCCCGCCGGAACTGCGCCCGCTGGTGCCGCTGGACGGCGGCCGCTTCGCGACGTCGGACCTCAACGATCTCTATCGCCGGGTCATCAACCGCAACAACCGCCTGAAGCGGCTGATGGAGCTGCGCGCGCCGGACATCATCGTCCGCAACGAGAAGCGGATGCTGCAGGAGTCGGTCGACGCCCTGTTCGACAACGGCCGCCGCGGCCGCACGATCACCGGCGCCAACAAGCGGCCGCTGAAGTCGCTGTCCGACATGCTCAAGGGCAAGCAGGGCCGCTTCCGCCAGAACCTGCTCGGCAAGCGCGTCGACTATTCGGGCCGCTCGGTGATCGTCACCGGGCCGGAGCTGAAGCTGCACCAGTGCGGCCTGCCGAAGAAGATGGCGCTCGAGCTGTTCAAGCCGTTCATCTACGCGCGCCTCGACGCCAAGGGCCTGAGCATGACGCTCAAGCAGGCGAAGAAGTGGGTGGAGAAGGAGCGCAAGGAGGTCTGGGACATCCTGGACGAGGTGATCCGCGAGCATCCGGTGCTGCTGAACCGGGCGCCGACGCTGCACCGCCTCGGCATCCAGGCGTTCGAGCCGGTGCTGATCGAGGGCAAGGCGATCCAGCTGCACCCGCTCGTCTGCTCGGCCTTCAATGCCGACTTCGACGGCGATCAGATGGCCGTCCACGTTCCCCTCTCGCTGGAAGCCCAGCTTGAGGCGCGCGTGCTGATGATGTCGACCAACAACATCCTGTCGCCCGCCAACGGCAAGCCGATCATCGTGCCCTCGCAGGACATGGTGCTGGGCCTCTATTATCTCTCCATGGAGAAGACCAACGAGCCCGGCGAGGGCATGCTGATCTCCGACATGACGGAGGTGCATCAGGCGCTGAACGCCAAGGCGGTGACGCTGCACGCCAAGATCGTCAGCCGCGTGCCGCAGACCGACGAGGACGGCAACACCTACATGAAGCGCGTCGAGACGACGCCCGGCCGCATGCTGCTGGGCGAGACGCTGCCGAAGAGCCACAAGGTGCCGTTCGAGACGATCAACCGCCTGCTCACCAAGAAGGAGATCGGCGACGTCATCGACATCGTCTATCGCCACACCGGCCAGAAGGAGACGGTGCTGTTCGCCGACGCGATCATGTCGCTCGGCTTCCGCCACGCGTTCCAGGCGGGCATTTCGTTCGGCAAGGACGACATGATCATCCCGGACGCCAAGGAGCCGCTGGTCGAGGAGACCCGCACCCTGGTGAAGGACTATGAGCAGCAGTATCAGGACGGCCTGATCACGCAGCAGGAGAAGTACAACAAGGTCGTCGATGCGTGGTCGCGCTGCGGCGATCGCGTCGCCGCCGAGATGATGAAGGAGATCTCGGCCGTCCGCCGCAACGACGACGGCCGCGAGAAGCCGATCAACGCGATCTACATGATGGCCCATTCGGGCGCGCGCGGTTCCGCCGCGCAGATCAAGCAGCTCGCCGGCATGCGCGGCCTGATGGCCAAGCCCTCGGGCGAGATCATCGAGACGCCGATCATCTCGAACTTCAAGGAGGGTCTCACCGTCCTCGAATATTTCAACTCCACCCACGGCGCCCGCAAGGGCCTGGCGGACACGGCGCTGAAGACGGCGAACTCCGGCTACCTCACCCGCCGCCTGGTCGACGTGTCGCAGGATTGCGTCATCGTCGAGATCGATTGCGGCACGGAGCGGTCGCTGGAGATGAAGGCGATCGTGCAGGGCGGCTCGACCATCGCGTCGCTGGGCGAGCGCATCCTCGGCCGCACCACGGCGGAGGACATCGTCGACAGCAAGACGAACGAGGTCGTCATCCCGCAGGGCACCCTGCTGGACGAGGCGATGATCACGCAGATCGAGGCGATCAGCCTCCAGTCGGTCCAGATCCGCAGCCCGCTGGTCTGCGAATCGAAGGGCGGCGTCTGCGCCACCTGCTACGGGCGCGATCTCGCCCGCGGCACGCCGGTGAACATCGGCGAGGCGGTGGGCGTGATCGCCGCGCAGTCGATCGGCGAGCCCGGCACGCAGCTGACGATGCGGACGTTCCACATCGGCGGCGCGGCGCAGCTCAACCAGGTGTCCAACCTGGACGCGGTGGCCGACGGTACGCTCCAGTATCGCGACATCCCGACGATCGTCGATCCGCGCGGCCGGCGCATCACCCTCGCCCGCAACGGCGAGGTCGCGATCGTCGACATGGAAGGCCGCGAGCGATCGACCCACCGCCTGCCCTACGGCGCCACGCTGCTGGCGGCGGACGGCCACATCGTCTCCAAGGGCGATCGCATCGCCGAGTGGGATCCCTCGTTCATGCCCGTCATCACCGAGAAGAAGGGCACCGTCCGCTTCCAGGACATGATCGAGAACCGCACGGTGCGCGAGGAGACGGACGATGCGACCGGCATCTCCCAGCGGGTCATCACCGAGGATCATCTGAAGGCCAAGAAGGACGATTTCCGTCCGCGCATCACCCTGCTCGACGAGAATTCGGGCGAGGCGGGCGTCTCGCGGCTGATCCCGGGCTCGATCGTGGCGGTCGAGGACGGGCAGGCGGTGCAGGCCGGCGAGGTGCTGGCCCGCGTGCCGCGCGAGGCGGCCAAGACGCGCGACATCACGGGCGGCCTGCCGCGCGTGGCGGAGCTGTTCGAGGCGCGCAAGCCCAAGGAGAATGCGATCATCGCCAAGGTCTCGGGCCGGGTCGAGTTCGGCAAGGACTATAAGGCGAAGCGCAAGATCTCGATCCGTCCGGACGACGGCAGCGAGCCGATCGACTATCTGATCCCCAAGTCCAAGGTGATCGACGTTCAGGAAGGCGACTACGTGAAGCGTGGCGACAACCTGATCGGCGGCTCGCCCGATCCGCACGATATTCTCGAGGTGCTCGGCATCGAGCCGCTGGCGGAATATCTCGTGTCGGAGATCCAGGAGGTCTATCGTCTGCAGGGCGTGAAGATCAACGACAAGCATATCGAGACGATCGTCCGCCAGATGCTCCAGAAGGTCGAGATCACCGAGAGCGGGGACACCACCCTGCTGGTCGGCGAGCAGCTCGACCGCGAGGAGATGGACGAGGTGAACGCCAAGATGGCCGAGGAGAACCGGGCGCCGGCGCAGGGCAAGCCGATCCTGCTCGGCATCACCAAGGCGTCGCTGCAGACCCGCAGCTTCATCTCGGCCGCCTCGTTCCAGGAGACGACCCGCGTGCTGACCGAGGCTTCGGTGCAGGGCAAGGTCGACAATCTGAACGGCCTCAAGGAGAATGTCATCGTCGGCCGCCTGATCCCCGCGGGCACCGGCGCCGGCATGAACCGCCTGCGCGTCACCGCCACCAGCCGCGACGCGGCGCTGCGCGCCTCGCAGCGCTCGTTCGCCGCCGCCATCGCCGCGCCGAACTCGGCGGCGGAGGAACATGCG